The DNA sequence CCGCCGAGCTGATGGTCGAGGCGCAGTGGGCCGCGCGGCGCGGCGGGCACCACCGGTTCCGCACCGAGCAGCCGCGGTACTCGGTGCTGACGCGGATCATCGAGAACGACGTCCTGCCGACGGCCCAGCGCCACGGCATGGGCGTGCTGACCTACGGGCCGCTGTCCAGCGGCTGGCTGACCGACCGCGACCCGGCGCGCGGCCACCGCGCCGGGATGTCCCCCGAGGTGTTCGACCTCTCGATCCCGGAGAACCGCGCCCGGGCCGAGGCCGTCGAGCAGCTGCGGAAGGTCGCCGCCGAAGCGGGCCTGCCGCTCGCCCACCTCGCGCTGCGGTTCGTGCTGAGTCACCCGGCCGTGACGTCGGCGCTGATCGGCCCGCGCACCCCGGAGCAGCTCGACGACCTGCTGGCCGCGTCCGGACCGCTGCCCGGCGACGTGCTGGACCGGATCGACGCGATCGTGCCGCCCGGCACCGAGGTCAACCGCCACGACAACTACCAGGCCGCCGCGCCGGCGATCGAGAACCCGCGGCTGCGGCGGCGATGAATCACGCCCGTTGAGTTCAGGCCCGCAGCCGGTCCGCCATCTCCGTCACGAGCCGGCCCGGGCGCTTGTGGTGCACCAGGAAGACCTCACGGGCCGGCTGGGCGTCGGTCGCGTCGCGGACTTCGATCCGGGCGCGGCCGGCCCGCTCCAGCACGCTCTCCGGCACGAACGCGATCCCCAGCCCGGCCTCGACCAGCGCCAGGATCACCTGGTAGTCGCGGGATTCGTGGGCGACGCGCAGCCGCACCCCGGCGGCGTCGGCGAGCTGCTCGAGGCACACCCGGTTGGGGACGCCGGGGCTGCCCGAGATCCAGTCCTCCCCCGCGAGCCCGCGCAGGGTGAGGCGGCGGACGCCGGCTTTCGCGTGGCCTACGGGCAGGATCAGGCGGAAACGCTCCGAACGCAGCAGCGTCCGCTCGAGGCCGCGCGGATCGGGCAGCAGCGCCCCGGGATAGCGGTGGGTGATGAGCAGGTCCAGCTCGCGGGAGCTGACCAGGCCGTACCCGTCGGGCGGCTCCAGGTCGAGCAGGCGCAACGCGACCGCCGGGTGCGCCTCGCGGAACCCGGCGAGGGCGGGCGGGACCAGGGTCGCGCCCGCGCTGGCGAATGTGCCGACGGTCAGCTGCGCCGGTTCCTCGCCGAGCAGGGCCCGCACGGTCCGCTCGGCGGTCCGCAGCTCCCCGACGATCGTTTCGGCGTGGGTGAGCAGCGCTTCGCCGACGGCGGTGAGCGTGACGCCACGCGGGTTGCGGTGCACCAGCGGAGCACCGACGTCGCGTTCGAGCTTGGCCAGCTGCTGCGAGACGGCGGACGGCGTGAACGAAAGCCGTTGTGCCGCACCGGCAATGGACCCGGCGTGCGCGACTTCGGCGAGCAGGGCCAAGCGGTGGGCGTCGAGCACGGGGGCCTCCAGCCGTAAGCGTTGCTGATGGCAGCATAGGAGACGTCGCTGGTGCTTACGTCCGGCCGCGCGCATGCTGAGGCCATGATCAGCACTTCGGACGTCGAACAGGCCGCCACCCGGATCCGCGGCCGGGTCCGCCGGACGCCGGTCTTCGCGGACGACGGCGTGTGGTTCAAGCTGGAACAGCTGCAGCACACCGGGTCGTTCAAGGCCCGCGGCGCGTTCAACCGGATCATCGCCGCCGGTGCGTTGTCGGCGGCGGGGGTGGTCGCCGCGTCGGGCGGCAACGCCGGCCTCGCCGTGGCGTACGCCGCCCGCGAATTCACTGTGCCCGCACGGGTTTTCGTCCCCGCCACGGCGCCCGCGGTCAAGGTGGCGAAGCTGCACGCGCTCGGCGCGGCCGTCGAGCTCGCCGGCGACAAGTACCAGGACGCCTACGACGCCGCGGTGAAGCACGCGGCCGACAGCGGCGCCCTGTTCTGCCACGCTTACGACCAGCCCGAGATCTGCGCCGGCCAGGGCACGATCGGCCTGGAACTGCTGGAGCAGGTGGACGCGCTCGACACGATCCTGGTCGCGGTCGGCGGCGGCGGGCTGCTGGCGGGCATCGCCGCGGCGGTCGAAGGCCGGGCGCGCGTGATCGGCGTCGAACCGCGCACGATCCCGACGCTGCACGCGGCGCTGGACGCGGGCGAGCCGGTGCGGGTCGAGGTGTCCGGCCTGGCCACCGACTCGCTCGGCGCGTCCCGGCTCGGGGACATCGCCTTCGCCGTGGCCACCCGCACGGGCGCGGGCTCGGTCCTGGTCGAGGACGCCGCGATCGCCGAAGCGCGGACGACGCTGTGGGACCATTACCGCCTCGCCGTCGAACCGGGCGGGGCGACGGCGTTCGCCGCGGTGCTCAGCGGCGCCTACACGCCCGCACCGGGCGAGCGCGTCGCCGTCCTGCTCTGCGGGGCCAACACCGACCCCGCGACACTCACTTCCCCGTCAGCCGCGCCACCAGCGGCGCGAACTCCTCGATGAAGGCGCTGTTGACGCTGACGTAGGACACGCCTAGTTCGTCGCGACGGCGTTCCAGCTCACCCGCCATGTCCTCGACGCTGCCGCGCAGCATCGTCAGCGAGTCGTGCTCGATGAGCGTCTCGGCGTCGACACCGATGAACCCGCGGATCCACGGCGGGACGACCTCGCCGACGACGAAGATGTTCAAGGCCAGCTCGAGGTCCCGGCCGTCCGCGGCGGTCCGGATCTCCTCGACGTGCGACTTGAACTCGTCGCGCGTGGTCAGCACGCCGCCGGCCAGGGTGACGATGTCGGCCTTCGCCCCGGCGAGCCGCCGTGCCTTGGGCCCGCCCGCGGCGAGCATCACCGGCGTGTGCGCGTCCCCGTCGAGCCGGCGGACGTGGTCGATCGTCTCGGAGATCGAGTCGAGCCGCTCCTGGCCGTTGCCGTAGGGCAGGCCCAGCTCCTCGGCCTGCTGCCGCATCGACGGCAGGCCGGTGCCGAGGCCCAGCTCGAACCGGCCGTCGGTCATGACCGTCAGGCTGTGCGCCTCCCACGCGGCCGCGCGGGCCGTGCGCAGCGGGCTGGCCAGCACGAACGAGCCGACGCGCAAGGTGGTGGTGACCGCGGCGGCCGTCGCGAGCGACGCCGTCGGGGTCGGGAGGTTCAGGTTGTCCGGCGAGAGCAGCGTCGAATAACCCAGCTCTTGGGCCCGGCGCGCGGTCTCCCGCCACTTCGCGCCGCCCTCCTGGGCCGCCGCGACCACACCGAACCGGAACGCCTTCTCGGACATCCAATCACCCCTGTTTCCGCTTCCGATCCAACCACCGTCGCGCCCCGTCGTGCCACCACGAACGTCCGTGAAGGCCCCCTTGAGGGACTCTGAGTCCCTCAAGGGGGCCTTCACGGACTTCGGGAGCGACCTCAGCCGCGCTGGTACTCCTCCCAGGTGACCTTCGGGACCGAGGGGCCGTCGTCGGCGCCGCGGCCGGCCAGGCCGTTCTTGCCCAGGTAGTAGTCGCCCGTCTGGTGCTGCGCACCCGACGAGAGGTCCGGGTCGGAGATCGCCATCGCGTGGATGTGGTAGGCGAAACCCTGGTCCGGCGTGCGGTACCAGGCCGCGAACCCGACGTTGCGCAACGCCTTCAGCAGCGTCGTCCGGGTCGCCGCCGACATGCCGGACACCGAGATGTCCATCGCGCCGCCGCCGTCGTGCGTCCCGGCCGATGCGTCGACGCCGCCCGGGTTGTAGGAACCCTGGGTCAGGCTCACGGTGAGGCCGGCGATCTTTTCGGCCGCCAGCAGCATCGCCTTGGTGCGGGTGTTGATCGTGACCCCGCGGTAGGCCACCCGGCTGCCCGCGGACACCGCGCTCGTCACGGTGTAGCGGCTGGTGCCCAGCTTCTCCAGCGACGTCTTGCCGGGCAGGCCCGACGCGTCGATCCCGGTGTACCCCAGCGACTTCTGGTACTGGGAGTACGCCGTGATCGTCGTCGTGCCGAAGTAGCCGTCGACGTACTTGCTGTCCAGCAGCCCCTTCGCCTGCAGCGCCTGCTCCACCAGCAGGACGCTGTCGTGCGCGCCCGGCGTCTGGGTGTCGTCGGCGCGGCGCGGGTCGATCTGGGCCGCCTTGAGCACGGCCTCCATGTTCGCCGTGGGCAGTGCGGTCGTGGCTGCCGGCGCGGCCTGGGCCGGCGCCGCCACAGCGAGCGTCGCGGCGGTGAGTGCCGTCAACACGGCGGCCTTCGTGAACATCCCTGTCCTCCATCGGTCGGATCCGGTTACGCCACCACGATCACCCGGCCGGATACAAGGGACGTACAAACGGGCTCCAATCACCCGTTCGTGCTCGTCCGACTGTGCTCCTCTGAAAGGCTCCTCCGAAAGCGACGCAAGCGCAGGCTGTTCGTCACCACGAAGACCGAGCTGACCGCCATGGCCGCCCCGGCGAGCATCGGGTTCAGCAGGCCCGCCGCGGCCAGCGGCAGCGCGGCCACGTTGTAGGCGAACGCCCAGAACAGGTTCCCCTTGATCGTGGCCAGCGTCCGCCGCGACAGCCGGATCGCGTCGACGGCGGCGCGCAGGTCACCGCGCACCAGCGTCAGGTCGGCCGCCTCGATCGCGACGTCGGTGCCGGTGCCCATGGCCAGGCCCAGGTCGGCCTGGGCGAGCGCGGCCGCGTCGTTGACGCCGTCGCCGGCCATCGCCACCACGTGTCCCTCGGCCTGCAGGCGCCGGACGACGTCGGCCTTCTCCTGCGGCAGCACCTCGGCGATCACCCGCTCGATGCCGACCTCGGCGGCGACCGCGCGGGCCGTCGCGGCGTTGTCGCCGGTCAGCAGGATCGGCGTCAGGCCGAGGGCGCGCAGCCGCCGGACCGCTTCGGCCGACGTCGGCTTGACGGTGTCCGCGACGACCAGCCGGCCGCGCACCTCGCCGTCCCAGGCGACGTGGATCGTGGCGGGCTCGGAGGGCTCGGAAGGCTCGGAGGGCTCGCCGCCGACGAACTCCGCCCGGCCGACGGCGACCCGGTGGCCCTCGACCACGCCCTCGACGCCCAGGCCCGGCGTGTTGCGGAAGCCCGAAACCTCGGGCAGCTCGCCGAATCGCCCGCGAGCGGCGTCCGTGATCGCGCGGGCCACGGGGTGCTCGGAGGCGGCCTCGACGGCCCCCGCGAGCCGCAGGACCTCGCCGTCCCCCTCGACCAGGGACATCCGGCCGGTGGTGACGGTGCCGGTCTTGTCGAGCACGACGGTGTCGACGCGCCGGGTCGACTCCAGCACCTCCGGCCCCTTGATCAGGATCCCGAGCTGCGCGCCGCGGCCGGTGCCGACCAGCAGCGCCGTCGGCGTGGCCAGGCCGAGCGCGCACGGGCAGGCGATGATCAGCACGGCGACCGCGGCGGTGAACGCGGCCGACGGCGTGCCGCCCGCGCCGAGCCAGAAGGCGAGCGTCGCCACGGCCAGCGCGATGACGTTCGGGACGAACACCGCCGAGACGCGGTCCGCGAGCCGCTGGACCTGGGCCTTCCCGGTCTGGGCTTCCTCGACGAGCCGCGCGGTCCGCGCCAGCTGCGTGTCGGCGCCGACCCTCGTGGCCCGGACGACGAGCCGGCCGCCCGCGTTGACCGTCGCGCCGGCCACGGCGTCCCCCGGCCCGACCTCGACCGGCACGCTCTCGCCGGTCAGCAGGCTCGCGTCGATCGCGGAACTGCCGTCCTCGACGACGCCGTCGGTGGCCACCTTCTCCCCCGGCCGCACCACGAAGCGGTCGCCGACGGCCAGCTCGCCGACCGGGATGCGCTGCTCGCGGCCGTCGCGCAGGACGGCGACGTCCTTGGCGCCGAGGTCGAGCAGCGCCCGCAGGGCGGCACCGGCGCGGCGCTTGGAGCGGGCCTCGAAGTAGCGCCCGGCCAGGATGAACGTCGTGACGCCGGCGGCGACCTCGAGGTAGATGGCGCTGTCACCGGACATCCGCTCGATGGTGAGCTCGAACGGGTGGCGCAGGCCGGGGGTGCCCGCGCTGCCGAACAGCAGCGCGTACAGCGACCAGCCGAACGCGGCGAGGGTGCCGAGCGAGATGAGCGTGTCCATCGTGGCGGCGCCGTGGCGGAGGTTGACGAACGCGGCGCGGTGGAACGGCCACGCGCCCCACACCAGCACCGGCGCGGCGAGGGTCAGCGAAATCCACTGCCAGTAGGTGAACTGCCACGCGGGCACCATCGCCAGCAGGACCACCGGCAGCGACAGCACGGCCGAGGTGACGAGCCGTTGCCGCAGTGCGCGGGTGCCGTCGTCCTCCTCGATCACGGGCGGCTCTTCCGCGGGCAGCGTCGCGCCGTAGCCCGCCGCTTCGACCTGCGCCACGAGGTCCGAGGGCTCGACGTCACCGGTGTAGGCGACCTTCGCCTTCTCGGTGGCGTAGTTGACGGTCGCCGTGACGCCGTCCAGCTTGTTGAGCTTGCGTTCGATCCTCATCGCACAGGACGCGCAGGTCATGCCGGTGATCGCGAGGTCGACGGTCATCGCGCCGCCTCCTTCCCGGTGGTGACGGTGAACGCGGCCGTGCGGACGACACCGCCGTGGCGGAAGTCCAGGAACAGCCGGTAGGTCCCGGCCGAGGGCACCTCGGCCGCGAACGCGAGCCCCGGCCCGGCCGGGTGGACGTGCAGGTACGCCAGGTCCCCGCCGCGGAGCGCGACGAGGTGGCCGGTCGCGCCGAGGTAGGGCTGCAGGTCGGTCACCTCACGGCCGTCCTTCGTCACGGTCGCCGTCAGCCGGGACGACTGCCCGGGGACGAGGTCGCCGTCGAGCCGGACGCGGTAGCCGCCGACGTCGGCGAAGCGCGACTCCGGGTGCCCGGCCGGCTGGAACATCCCCGGCGCGAAGAGGTCTACGCCGAGCGTCAGCGGCTTCGCACCCGAAGGCGTGAAATCGGCGAAGGCGCGGTAGCTGCCCGCGTCGGCGACCGTGAGCGGCACGGTCCACGTGCCGTCGGGGCCGAGATCGGGGTGCAGGTGCTGATAGCCGGCGGTGTCCCGGCGCACGACGATGAAGTGCAGCCGCTTCTCGTGCTCGACGTCGAACGCGGTCACGGGCGCGCCGCCGGGGCCGGTGATCCGGAACGCGAAGCGGGTGGGCGCGCCTGGGGTCAGCGTCGTATCGGCGG is a window from the Amycolatopsis sp. NBC_00355 genome containing:
- a CDS encoding LysR family transcriptional regulator → MLDAHRLALLAEVAHAGSIAGAAQRLSFTPSAVSQQLAKLERDVGAPLVHRNPRGVTLTAVGEALLTHAETIVGELRTAERTVRALLGEEPAQLTVGTFASAGATLVPPALAGFREAHPAVALRLLDLEPPDGYGLVSSRELDLLITHRYPGALLPDPRGLERTLLRSERFRLILPVGHAKAGVRRLTLRGLAGEDWISGSPGVPNRVCLEQLADAAGVRLRVAHESRDYQVILALVEAGLGIAFVPESVLERAGRARIEVRDATDAQPAREVFLVHHKRPGRLVTEMADRLRA
- a CDS encoding LLM class flavin-dependent oxidoreductase, yielding MSEKAFRFGVVAAAQEGGAKWRETARRAQELGYSTLLSPDNLNLPTPTASLATAAAVTTTLRVGSFVLASPLRTARAAAWEAHSLTVMTDGRFELGLGTGLPSMRQQAEELGLPYGNGQERLDSISETIDHVRRLDGDAHTPVMLAAGGPKARRLAGAKADIVTLAGGVLTTRDEFKSHVEEIRTAADGRDLELALNIFVVGEVVPPWIRGFIGVDAETLIEHDSLTMLRGSVEDMAGELERRRDELGVSYVSVNSAFIEEFAPLVARLTGK
- a CDS encoding threonine/serine dehydratase, with product MISTSDVEQAATRIRGRVRRTPVFADDGVWFKLEQLQHTGSFKARGAFNRIIAAGALSAAGVVAASGGNAGLAVAYAAREFTVPARVFVPATAPAVKVAKLHALGAAVELAGDKYQDAYDAAVKHAADSGALFCHAYDQPEICAGQGTIGLELLEQVDALDTILVAVGGGGLLAGIAAAVEGRARVIGVEPRTIPTLHAALDAGEPVRVEVSGLATDSLGASRLGDIAFAVATRTGAGSVLVEDAAIAEARTTLWDHYRLAVEPGGATAFAAVLSGAYTPAPGERVAVLLCGANTDPATLTSPSAAPPAARTPR
- a CDS encoding aldo/keto reductase codes for the protein MEREILGGTGMSVSRFAFGAMMLGAMGNTDRAESVRMIHAALDAGINFVDTADVYSHGESEVIVGEALNGRRDDVVLATKFSMPMGPDANQAGASPRWIKLAVEASLNRLGTDRIDLYQLHRPDHLTDIDETLGALSELVRAGKVRAIGSSTFPAELMVEAQWAARRGGHHRFRTEQPRYSVLTRIIENDVLPTAQRHGMGVLTYGPLSSGWLTDRDPARGHRAGMSPEVFDLSIPENRARAEAVEQLRKVAAEAGLPLAHLALRFVLSHPAVTSALIGPRTPEQLDDLLAASGPLPGDVLDRIDAIVPPGTEVNRHDNYQAAAPAIENPRLRRR
- a CDS encoding peptidoglycan-binding domain-containing protein; this encodes MFTKAAVLTALTAATLAVAAPAQAAPAATTALPTANMEAVLKAAQIDPRRADDTQTPGAHDSVLLVEQALQAKGLLDSKYVDGYFGTTTITAYSQYQKSLGYTGIDASGLPGKTSLEKLGTSRYTVTSAVSAGSRVAYRGVTINTRTKAMLLAAEKIAGLTVSLTQGSYNPGGVDASAGTHDGGGAMDISVSGMSAATRTTLLKALRNVGFAAWYRTPDQGFAYHIHAMAISDPDLSSGAQHQTGDYYLGKNGLAGRGADDGPSVPKVTWEEYQRG
- a CDS encoding heavy metal translocating P-type ATPase, which translates into the protein MTVDLAITGMTCASCAMRIERKLNKLDGVTATVNYATEKAKVAYTGDVEPSDLVAQVEAAGYGATLPAEEPPVIEEDDGTRALRQRLVTSAVLSLPVVLLAMVPAWQFTYWQWISLTLAAPVLVWGAWPFHRAAFVNLRHGAATMDTLISLGTLAAFGWSLYALLFGSAGTPGLRHPFELTIERMSGDSAIYLEVAAGVTTFILAGRYFEARSKRRAGAALRALLDLGAKDVAVLRDGREQRIPVGELAVGDRFVVRPGEKVATDGVVEDGSSAIDASLLTGESVPVEVGPGDAVAGATVNAGGRLVVRATRVGADTQLARTARLVEEAQTGKAQVQRLADRVSAVFVPNVIALAVATLAFWLGAGGTPSAAFTAAVAVLIIACPCALGLATPTALLVGTGRGAQLGILIKGPEVLESTRRVDTVVLDKTGTVTTGRMSLVEGDGEVLRLAGAVEAASEHPVARAITDAARGRFGELPEVSGFRNTPGLGVEGVVEGHRVAVGRAEFVGGEPSEPSEPSEPATIHVAWDGEVRGRLVVADTVKPTSAEAVRRLRALGLTPILLTGDNAATARAVAAEVGIERVIAEVLPQEKADVVRRLQAEGHVVAMAGDGVNDAAALAQADLGLAMGTGTDVAIEAADLTLVRGDLRAAVDAIRLSRRTLATIKGNLFWAFAYNVAALPLAAAGLLNPMLAGAAMAVSSVFVVTNSLRLRRFRRSLSEEHSRTSTNG